A stretch of Miscanthus floridulus cultivar M001 chromosome 13, ASM1932011v1, whole genome shotgun sequence DNA encodes these proteins:
- the LOC136501433 gene encoding 5'-methylthioadenosine nucleosidase-like translates to MASEAGPISKVLIVVAMQTEAMPLVSKFKLVEAPAHESTFPKGAPWVRYHGNYKDLHIDLVLPGKDAVFGVDSVGTVSAALVTSFSIQTLKPDLIINAGTAGGFKAKGASIGDVFLASDVAFHDRRIPIPVFDMYGTGARKTFTAPNILKELNLKVGKLSTGDSLDMSPHDEEVILSNDATIKDMEGAAVAYVADMFSTPAIFVKAVTDIVDGEKPTSEEFLQNLIAVTAALDLAVTRVVEFISGKSISDL, encoded by the exons ATGGCTTCCGAAGCTGGCCCAATCTCCAAGGTCCTCATCGTCGTAG CGATGCAGACGGAGGCGATGCCGCTCGTCAGCAAGTTCAAGCTCGTCGAGGCGCCCGCCCACGAATCCAC TTTTCCTAAAGGTGCCCCATGGGTTAGGTACCATGGCAACTACAAAGACCTCCACATTGACCTTGTATTGCCTGGAAAGGATGCTGTTTTTG GAGTAGACAGTGTTGGTACAGTATCGGcagctcttgtgactagtttttccATTCAAACATTGAAGCCAGACCTTATCATTAATGCTGGCACTGCTGGTGGCTTCAAG GCCAAAGGAGCAAGCATTGGAGATGTATTCCTAGCATCAGATGTTGCATTCCATGACAGGAGGATACCAATACCT GTTTTTGACATGTATGGAACTGGAGCACGGAAAACTTTTACAGCTCCTAATATCTTGAAGGAACTCAATTTGAAG GTTGGCAAGTTGTCGACTGGGGATTCTCTGGATATGTCTCCCCATGATGAGGAGGTGATACTGAGCAATGATGCTACAATAAAGGATATGGAG GGAGCTGCTGTAGCATATGTCGCTGACATGTTCTCAACCCCAGCGATCTTTGTGAAAGCTGTGACTGATATCGTGGATGGGGAGAAGCCAACGTCTGAGGAGTTTCTGCAGAACCTGATTGCCGTGACGGCAGCACTGGACCTGGCAGTCACCAGAGTGGTGGAATTCATCAGCGGGAAAAGCATTTCTGATCTTTGA
- the LOC136501895 gene encoding protein ANTAGONIST OF LIKE HETEROCHROMATIN PROTEIN 1-like, which translates to MAWNYVKISMFGTAATYSRDDEIMAAVVVLTQTPQKRFWGGSVPGHKTYKRDRIAADRQLNQDYFVERPLYNEEHFRRRFRMRRELFLRIVDEVTAKNTFFKQRRNAAGQLGFSALHKCTVAVKMLAYGGPADELDDHLKMGESTVLETLKEFVMTVIEVFGKEFLRPPRSEEIEHILNVNLARGFPGMIGSIDCMHWEWSSCPTGWQGMYRGHKGKPTLILEAVATEDLRIWHAYFGLPGSHNDINVLHRSNVFDDLANGRAPSVEFHVNDNIYSLGYYLADGIYPDWATLVKSIPMPVSNKQKVFSERQESCRKDVERAFGVLQAKWKILHRPARLWNPKVLNSIMRACVILHNMVVEDERGVQLPIVHPSEWPGVADPPINQDREIRGVEKLVDAQNIIQDRETAALLQHDLMEHLWKLYGQCSGPFAPNHRNISL; encoded by the exons ATGGCTTGGAATTATGTCAAAATTTCAATGTTCGGGACAGCCGCAACATACTCCAGGGACGATGAGATCATGGCTGCGGTGGTCGTCCTCACCCAGACGCCACAAAAGCGCTTTTGGGGAGGTTCGGTGCCAGGCCATAAGACTTACAAGCGTGATCGAATTGCAGCAGATCGGCAACTAAATCAGGACTACTTTGTTGAACGTCCACTTTACAATGAGGAACATTTTAGAAGGAG GTTCCGCATGAGACGAGAATTGTTCCTTCGGATAGTGGATGAGGTCACTGCCAAGAATACCTTCTTCAAACAGAGGAGAAATGCTGCTGGACAGTTAGGATTCTCTGCTCTTCACAAGTGCACGGTGGCTGTAAAGATGCTAGCATATGGAGGCCCAGCTGATGAGTTGGATGATCATTTGAAAATGGGAGAGAGTACTGTCCTGGAGACCCTGAAGGAATTTGTTATGACTGTGATAGAGGtgttcggcaaagaatttcttcgTCCTCCTAGAAGTGAGGAGATAGAGCACATATTAAACGTCAATTTGGCCAGAGGTTTCCCGGGAATGATAGGCAGCATCGATTGCATGCACTGGGAATGGTCTAGCTGCCCAACTGGTTGGCAAGGCATGTATAGAGGGCATAAAGGCAAGCCAACTCTAATACTTGAGGCAGTGGCAACAGAGGATCTTAGGATTTGGCATGCTTACTTTGGTTTACCAGGGTCTCACAATGACATTAATGTTTTGCATCGTTCGAATGTTTTTGATGATTTGGCTAACGGGAGGGCACCCTCTGTTGAGTTCCATGTCAATGACAACATCTATTCCCTTGGATACTATCTAGCAGATGGCATCTATCCCGATTGGGCTACACTAGTGAAAAGCATACCAATGCCAGTTAGCAACAAGCAAAAGGTTTTTTCAGAGCGACAAGAGTCATGTAGAAAGGATGTGGAGAGAGCTTTTGGTGTCCTACAGGCTAAGTGGAAAATCTTGCATAGGCCAGCTCGTTTATGGAATCCAAAAGTACTTAATTCCATCATGCGTGCTTGTGTCATACTTCACAACATGGTCGTTGAAGATGAGCGCGGGGTTCAGCTGCCGATTGTGCACCCATCAGAATGGCCTGGAGTGGCTGACCCACCTATTAACCAGGATAGAGAAATCCGGGGAGTTGAGAAACTTGTTGATGCACAAAACATTATTCAGGACAGAGAGACGGCAGCATTGCTTCAGCACGACCTGATGGAACACTTGTGGAAGCTATACGGCCAATGCTCTGGTCCTTTTGCTCCTAATCACAGAAACATAAGTTTGTAG